The following proteins are encoded in a genomic region of Corynebacterium atypicum:
- the hemC gene encoding hydroxymethylbilane synthase — protein MSVKPALKIGTRGSKLATTQAGHVRDDLVAAGWPAQLHIVTTHGDVNMAPVERIGVGVFTQRLREALHAGECEVAVHSFKDLPTAPDDRFHLVVPRREDPREALIARDGLNLESLPEGARVGTGAPRRISQLKAIRPDLDIRPLRGNIDTRMGKVFSGELDAVVLAYAGLVRVGQGDRATEIFDVERVMPAPAQGALAVECRADDASARAAIDSLAAPEDTLATIAERALLAALEAGCTAPVAAHAQVADGVVRLTAGVFALDGSQSLVATQDAQADPAQAAELGRELAAQLIEQGAAKLLGGS, from the coding sequence ATGAGCGTGAAGCCCGCCCTGAAGATCGGCACCCGCGGGAGCAAGCTGGCCACTACTCAGGCAGGTCACGTCCGCGACGATCTGGTGGCGGCGGGCTGGCCGGCGCAACTGCACATCGTGACCACGCACGGCGACGTGAACATGGCTCCGGTAGAACGCATTGGGGTGGGCGTGTTCACTCAACGCCTCCGCGAGGCCCTCCACGCCGGCGAGTGCGAGGTGGCCGTGCACTCCTTCAAGGATCTTCCGACGGCCCCAGACGACCGCTTCCACCTCGTGGTGCCGCGGCGAGAGGACCCGCGGGAGGCGTTGATCGCCCGCGACGGGCTTAACCTGGAGTCCCTTCCGGAGGGCGCGCGCGTGGGCACTGGCGCCCCACGGCGGATCTCGCAGCTCAAGGCCATCCGCCCGGACCTGGACATCCGCCCGCTGCGCGGCAACATCGACACGCGCATGGGCAAGGTTTTCTCGGGGGAGCTCGACGCGGTGGTGCTCGCCTATGCGGGCCTGGTGCGCGTGGGTCAGGGCGATCGGGCCACTGAGATCTTCGACGTCGAGCGTGTGATGCCGGCCCCCGCCCAGGGCGCCCTGGCGGTGGAATGTCGCGCGGATGACGCTTCGGCGCGAGCGGCGATCGACTCCTTGGCCGCCCCCGAGGACACGCTGGCAACCATCGCCGAACGCGCGCTGTTGGCCGCCCTCGAGGCGGGGTGCACGGCACCGGTGGCGGCGCACGCACAGGTCGCGGACGGTGTGGTGCGCCTGACTGCAGGCGTCTTCGCGCTCGACGGATCGCAGTCCTTGGTGGCCACCCAGGATGCGCAGGCGGACCCCGCTCAGGCCGCGGAACTGGGCCGTGAGCTTGCCGCGCAGCTCATCGAGCAGGGTGCGGCGAAACTCCTCGGGGGCAGCTAG
- a CDS encoding Ppx/GppA phosphatase family protein gives MRLGVLDVGSNTVHLVAVDATAGGRPTPMSDWKTSLRLVELIDAEGALSERGTKKLAKAVAEASELAQQLGCEEVIAFATSAVRSATNSEAVIEHVVSKSGVRLEILSGEDEARLTFLAARRWYGWSAGRICNLDIGGGSLEISSGTDEHPDAAFSLDLGAGRLTHTWFDTDPPERKKINLLRDYIDAELAEPARALRAYGQPRVAAATSKTFRTLARLTGAAPSSAGPFVTRRLTAPGLRQLIAFISRMTAADRAELEGVSQDRSHQIVAGALVAEASMRALELEELDICPWALREGVILRRIDKGIEVERDS, from the coding sequence GTGCGACTAGGTGTATTAGACGTGGGCAGTAACACTGTCCACCTCGTGGCGGTAGACGCTACTGCGGGTGGGCGACCCACGCCGATGAGCGACTGGAAGACCTCGCTGCGCCTCGTAGAGCTTATCGACGCCGAGGGTGCACTCAGCGAGCGCGGGACCAAAAAGCTCGCCAAGGCGGTCGCCGAGGCCAGCGAGCTCGCCCAGCAGCTCGGGTGTGAGGAGGTTATCGCTTTTGCCACCTCCGCGGTGCGGTCCGCGACCAACTCCGAGGCCGTAATCGAGCACGTTGTGAGCAAGTCCGGCGTCCGCCTGGAGATCCTCTCCGGTGAGGATGAGGCGCGGCTGACCTTTCTTGCGGCACGCCGCTGGTACGGCTGGTCCGCCGGACGGATCTGCAACCTTGATATCGGGGGTGGCTCGCTCGAGATCAGCTCGGGGACCGATGAGCACCCTGACGCCGCGTTCTCGCTCGACCTGGGAGCCGGCCGGCTCACCCACACCTGGTTCGACACCGACCCGCCGGAGCGCAAGAAGATCAACCTACTGCGCGACTACATCGACGCCGAGCTTGCCGAGCCGGCGCGCGCCTTGCGCGCCTATGGTCAGCCGCGAGTGGCGGCGGCGACCTCGAAGACGTTCCGCACGCTCGCCCGCCTGACGGGCGCGGCCCCGTCTTCTGCCGGACCATTTGTCACCCGGCGGCTTACCGCGCCGGGATTGCGGCAGCTGATCGCGTTCATCTCGCGGATGACGGCCGCGGATCGGGCGGAACTCGAAGGGGTCAGCCAGGACCGCTCGCACCAAATCGTCGCCGGCGCTCTCGTCGCTGAGGCGTCGATGCGGGCCCTCGAACTGGAAGAGCTCGACATCTGCCCGTGGGCGTTGCGCGAAGGCGTTATCCTGCGCCGCATTGACAAGGGCATTGAAGTAGAAAGGGATTCATGA
- a CDS encoding HAD family hydrolase, with amino-acid sequence MPHPASSAFPENARDFLAQWSVGRGNLRNFLETTALPPLDEAAQQTAGEAAAAAAVKEVFGIELAEFDLGVESVSGSIHAAGSLKVSPTDPNIEQNPGVAAFFDIDNTLIRGSSLIALALGLARDHFFSFPELTSIAWKQLKYRVTGSENSDDVAEGRAMALEIIKGRRVDELVTLCEEIVDESMAQRTFPGTRAVAESHLAAGEQVWLVSATPVQLAQILARRFGFTGALGTVAEVEAGRFTGRLTGDILHGPGKKHAVAALAAVEKLDLSRCTAYSDSINDLPMLTMVGTPVAVNPDRALTAEAKSRGWQILNYHSLRKAIRTFGLPSLITAAFSIAGWQLRHYFARR; translated from the coding sequence GTGCCTCACCCGGCTTCATCCGCATTCCCGGAAAACGCACGGGACTTTCTCGCCCAGTGGTCCGTGGGGCGCGGCAACCTGCGCAACTTCCTCGAGACCACGGCGCTTCCGCCCCTCGACGAGGCCGCCCAGCAAACTGCAGGCGAAGCGGCCGCTGCAGCGGCAGTCAAAGAGGTCTTTGGCATCGAGCTCGCGGAGTTTGACCTGGGCGTGGAATCCGTGTCTGGGTCCATCCACGCCGCGGGCTCGCTCAAGGTCTCCCCCACCGATCCGAACATAGAGCAGAATCCCGGGGTGGCCGCGTTCTTTGACATTGACAACACCCTTATCCGCGGCTCCTCGCTCATCGCCCTCGCACTCGGGCTGGCCCGCGACCATTTTTTCAGCTTCCCCGAGCTGACGAGCATCGCCTGGAAACAGCTGAAGTACCGGGTCACGGGCTCGGAGAACTCGGACGACGTCGCCGAAGGCCGCGCCATGGCCCTGGAGATAATCAAGGGCCGCCGCGTCGACGAGTTGGTGACCCTCTGCGAGGAGATAGTCGACGAATCCATGGCCCAGCGCACCTTCCCGGGCACCCGCGCGGTGGCCGAATCCCACCTGGCGGCAGGCGAGCAGGTGTGGCTGGTATCGGCCACCCCGGTGCAGCTCGCGCAAATCCTTGCCCGCCGGTTCGGTTTTACCGGAGCGCTCGGCACCGTCGCCGAGGTGGAAGCCGGCCGGTTCACCGGCCGGCTGACCGGCGACATCCTCCACGGCCCCGGCAAGAAGCACGCGGTGGCGGCGCTAGCGGCCGTGGAGAAGCTCGACCTTTCTCGGTGCACCGCTTACTCCGACTCGATCAATGATCTCCCGATGCTGACCATGGTGGGCACGCCCGTGGCCGTCAACCCGGACCGGGCTCTGACCGCCGAGGCGAAGAGCCGGGGCTGGCAGATCCTCAACTACCACAGCCTGCGCAAGGCCATCCGCACTTTCGGCCTGCCTAGCCTGATCACGGCCGCGTTCAGTATCGCCGGCTGGCAGCTGCGTCACTACTTCGCCCGTCGCTAG
- a CDS encoding response regulator transcription factor: MTTILIVEDEESLADPLAFLLNKEGFQTVIAGDGPTALKEFAAQDIDIVLLDLMLPGMSGTDVCRELRATSNVPVIMVTARDSEIDKVVGLELGADDYVTKPYSSRELIARIRAVLRRQAADVEDHADSGDDVLEVGRVRMDVERHTVTVVGEPVSMPLKEFDLLEYLLRNAGRVLTRSQLIDRVWGAGYVGDTKTLDVHVKRLRSKIEKQPSRPQNLVTVRGLGYKFEG; this comes from the coding sequence GTGACTACGATCCTGATCGTCGAGGACGAAGAATCTTTGGCCGACCCGTTGGCGTTTCTGCTCAACAAAGAGGGCTTCCAGACTGTCATCGCAGGCGATGGGCCGACGGCGCTCAAGGAATTCGCGGCTCAGGACATCGACATCGTGTTGCTCGACCTCATGCTGCCCGGCATGTCCGGCACCGATGTCTGCCGCGAGCTGCGCGCCACCTCGAACGTGCCGGTCATCATGGTCACCGCCCGCGACTCAGAGATCGACAAGGTCGTGGGGCTCGAACTCGGCGCCGACGACTACGTGACCAAGCCATATTCTTCCCGCGAGCTCATCGCCCGCATCCGGGCGGTGCTGCGCCGCCAGGCCGCCGACGTCGAAGACCACGCCGACTCCGGTGACGACGTCCTCGAGGTCGGCCGCGTGCGCATGGACGTTGAACGCCACACCGTCACCGTCGTCGGAGAGCCGGTATCCATGCCGCTCAAGGAATTCGACCTGCTCGAGTACCTCCTGCGCAACGCTGGGCGGGTGCTCACCCGCAGCCAGCTCATCGACCGCGTCTGGGGGGCCGGATACGTGGGCGATACCAAGACGCTGGACGTGCACGTCAAGCGCCTGCGCTCCAAGATCGAGAAGCAGCCATCCCGGCCACAGAACCTGGTGACCGTCCGCGGTTTGGGCTACAAGTTCGAGGGCTAG
- the proC gene encoding pyrroline-5-carboxylate reductase: protein MTSIAVIGGGQIGQALISGLIASGTDPNQITVTNRRAEHAEELAARFNVNALTDNLEAVTGADAVFLCVHPGQIVEVSQQIAETVSDNEPSSIVVSMAAGISLDAMQQALGAGTPAVRAMPNTPMTVGKGVSAIAPGRYVDADQMALVREILECTGRVVEVQESDLDAVTALAGSAPGYFFLLTEALIDAGVALGLSRPVATELAKGAANGAGAMMAEDDVTPASLRAGICSPGGTTAAAVRSLEESGIRGALYRATEACARRSAELGAPVQEEKSDS, encoded by the coding sequence ATGACTTCAATCGCTGTGATTGGCGGCGGCCAGATCGGACAGGCACTGATTAGTGGCCTGATTGCATCTGGCACCGACCCCAACCAGATTACCGTGACGAATCGCCGCGCCGAGCACGCCGAGGAGCTGGCCGCGCGCTTTAACGTGAACGCGCTGACCGACAACCTCGAGGCGGTGACCGGGGCTGACGCCGTGTTCCTCTGCGTGCACCCGGGGCAGATCGTCGAGGTATCTCAGCAGATCGCAGAGACGGTCAGTGATAACGAGCCCAGCTCGATCGTCGTGTCGATGGCCGCGGGGATTTCTCTCGACGCTATGCAGCAGGCCCTCGGCGCCGGCACCCCGGCTGTGCGGGCGATGCCGAACACCCCCATGACGGTGGGCAAGGGTGTGAGCGCTATCGCTCCGGGGCGCTACGTCGACGCCGACCAGATGGCGCTGGTGCGGGAGATCCTCGAATGTACCGGGCGGGTGGTGGAAGTCCAGGAAAGCGATCTGGATGCCGTGACGGCTCTCGCCGGTTCGGCGCCCGGGTACTTCTTCCTCCTCACCGAGGCGCTGATCGACGCCGGGGTGGCCTTGGGCCTGTCGCGCCCGGTGGCCACGGAGTTGGCGAAGGGCGCGGCAAACGGCGCCGGTGCGATGATGGCCGAGGATGATGTGACGCCGGCCAGCTTGCGCGCCGGTATCTGCTCGCCCGGTGGGACCACGGCCGCGGCCGTCCGTTCGCTGGAGGAGTCCGGGATTCGGGGAGCGTTGTACCGCGCCACCGAGGCCTGCGCGCGCCGCTCGGCGGAGCTGGGTGCTCCTGTCCAGGAGGAAAAATCGGATTCTTAA
- a CDS encoding glutamyl-tRNA reductase, producing the protein MSVLVVGMSHRTAPVSLLEQLSLAGEQKRHAAEELLESSALSEAMILSTCNRFEVYAVTSGFHNGVRDVVNTLHQESGVDIETLRNYLYVRYGDAAAEHMMTVTSGLDSMVTGEQQIIGQMRTAYQEASEEGTVGKRLHSLAQAALHTGKRVHSETKIDEAGSSMVTYAIDHALELLPKPPTAEGSAPLAGRRALVLGAGAMASLSATYLGKLGVDELVIANRTRARAERLADHSREAGVAARVVDFDARETALAQVDLVVSATGAGLFTITPNHLEQAGVDRLVCVDLSLPRDIDPAVVQRAGVDLINIEALRQARSGEAEGDEAALARAEAERIVAAEVRHFSSEQRVRDVVPAVAALRRHANDLVDSELARLKRRAPELSGQEFAAAEQAMHRVVDKLLHHPTVRVKQLAVESGTVSYDTALQELFGLEYADDTDRSVAVAATELPAGDFRQHAAHHSNRAARAGEVKEIA; encoded by the coding sequence GTGAGCGTGCTCGTAGTCGGTATGTCGCATCGGACGGCGCCCGTCTCGCTCCTCGAGCAGCTGAGTCTAGCGGGGGAGCAGAAGCGTCACGCCGCCGAGGAGTTGCTCGAATCATCGGCACTGTCCGAGGCCATGATCCTTTCTACCTGCAACCGCTTCGAGGTCTACGCGGTTACCAGCGGCTTCCACAACGGGGTGCGCGACGTAGTCAATACCCTGCACCAAGAAAGCGGCGTGGACATCGAAACGCTGCGCAACTACCTGTACGTTCGCTACGGCGACGCGGCGGCCGAGCACATGATGACCGTGACGTCCGGGCTGGATTCGATGGTCACCGGCGAGCAGCAGATCATCGGACAGATGCGCACCGCCTACCAGGAGGCCTCCGAGGAAGGAACCGTGGGCAAGCGGCTGCATTCGCTGGCCCAGGCCGCGCTTCACACCGGCAAGCGGGTGCACTCGGAGACGAAGATCGACGAGGCCGGCTCCTCGATGGTCACCTATGCCATCGATCACGCGCTGGAGCTGCTGCCGAAGCCCCCGACGGCCGAGGGAAGCGCCCCGCTAGCCGGGCGCCGCGCGCTCGTGTTGGGGGCCGGCGCGATGGCCTCCCTTTCGGCCACCTACTTAGGCAAGTTGGGCGTAGACGAGCTAGTCATCGCCAACCGCACCCGAGCCCGGGCCGAACGCCTGGCCGACCACTCCCGCGAGGCCGGAGTGGCCGCCCGCGTCGTCGACTTTGACGCCCGGGAGACCGCCCTGGCGCAGGTGGACCTGGTCGTCTCCGCTACTGGCGCAGGGTTGTTCACCATCACCCCGAACCACCTCGAGCAGGCGGGCGTTGATCGGCTCGTCTGCGTGGACCTCTCGCTGCCCCGCGACATTGATCCGGCCGTCGTGCAGCGCGCCGGCGTCGACCTGATCAACATCGAGGCCCTGCGTCAGGCCCGGTCCGGAGAAGCGGAGGGCGACGAGGCGGCGTTGGCACGCGCGGAAGCTGAGCGTATCGTCGCGGCCGAGGTCCGTCACTTCTCCTCAGAGCAGCGCGTACGCGACGTCGTGCCGGCGGTCGCCGCGCTGCGTCGCCACGCTAACGATCTGGTCGACAGCGAGCTCGCCCGCCTCAAGCGGCGCGCCCCCGAGCTCAGCGGGCAGGAGTTCGCCGCCGCGGAGCAGGCCATGCACCGGGTGGTGGACAAGCTGCTGCACCACCCCACCGTGCGGGTCAAGCAACTCGCCGTCGAGTCCGGCACAGTGTCCTACGACACTGCACTGCAGGAGCTATTCGGGCTAGAGTACGCGGATGACACTGACCGTAGCGTTGCCGTAGCGGCAACGGAGCTGCCCGCCGGTGACTTCCGGCAACACGCGGCGCACCACTCGAACCGGGCCGCACGGGCAGGAGAGGTAAAGGAGATCGCATGA
- a CDS encoding helix-turn-helix domain-containing protein produces MAREEKGTFLTVAEVAEIMRVSKMTVYRLVHSGELPAVRVGRSFRVHETAVNEYLEASFYDAG; encoded by the coding sequence ATGGCCAGAGAAGAAAAAGGCACGTTTCTCACGGTCGCAGAGGTGGCCGAGATCATGCGGGTCTCTAAGATGACCGTTTACCGCCTTGTGCACTCGGGCGAGCTGCCCGCCGTGCGCGTCGGGCGCTCGTTTAGGGTCCACGAGACGGCCGTCAACGAGTACCTCGAGGCGTCCTTCTACGACGCCGGCTAG
- a CDS encoding 30S ribosomal protein bS22: MGSVQKWRRKRMSKKKHRKMLRRTRVQRRKLGK, encoded by the coding sequence ATGGGTTCTGTGCAGAAGTGGCGCCGCAAGCGCATGTCGAAGAAGAAGCACCGCAAGATGTTGCGCCGTACCCGCGTCCAGCGACGCAAGCTGGGTAAGTAA
- a CDS encoding glutaredoxin family protein: MVRASCGSCDRVARQIEPVVRSAGSRLVVRDVDEDGGGELAAEYGDRVPVVVLDGEEFSAWEVDNEELGQALLPPPRQAY, encoded by the coding sequence ATGGTGCGTGCGAGTTGTGGCTCCTGTGATCGCGTGGCGCGGCAGATCGAGCCGGTGGTCCGCAGCGCCGGATCCCGCCTGGTGGTCCGCGACGTCGACGAAGATGGTGGCGGCGAGCTCGCCGCGGAGTATGGCGACCGGGTGCCCGTTGTGGTCCTCGACGGCGAAGAGTTTTCCGCGTGGGAAGTCGATAACGAAGAGTTAGGTCAAGCTTTGTTGCCACCCCCGCGCCAAGCTTATTAA